A genomic segment from Citrus sinensis chloroplast, complete genome encodes:
- the ycf1 gene encoding hypothetical chloroplast RF1: MIFQSFILGNLVSLCMKIINSVVVVGLYYGFMTTFSIGPSYLFLLRARVMEEGEEGTEKKVSATTGFIAGQLMMFISIYYAPLHLALGRPHTITVLALPYLLFHFFWNNPKHFFDYGSTTRNSMRNLSIQCVFLNNLIFQLFNHFLLPSSMLARLVNIYMFRCNNKMLFVTSSFVGWLIGHILFMKWVGLVLVWMQQKNSIRSNVLIRFNKYLVSELRNSMARIFSILLFITCIYYLGRIPSPIFTKKLKVKETSETEERDVEIEKTFERGGTKQGQEVSAEEDPSPSLFSEEKEDPDKIEETEEIRVNGKEKKKTKHEFHLRFKETCDKNSPVYETSYLDGNQENSKFEIFQLFKEKKEEKYLLWFEKPLVTLLFDYKRWTRPLRYKKNNRFENAVRNEMSHYFFYACRSDGKERISFTYPASLSTFLDMIKKNNYFFATEKLSSDEFSTHWNYTNNQKIKNLSKEFRNRLEGLDKGSLIRDILEKRTQLCNDKTKKKYLPKTYDPLLNGPYRGRIKKFFSPPILNTTYIKNKIRTPWINKIHNLIFINDYHEFEQTIDRFNRKSFSSEEVRSLLTEREREHIDSEDRIKSLNFLFDAVITDPNDQKIRKKAIKEISKRVPRWSYKLIDNVYQELGEYDENVRGKHAFRSRKAKRLVVAVDHQTKGDVSLPHYLEQSDFRRYIIKGSMRAQRRKTVIWKPVQANAHSPLFLDRIDKTLYLSFDISQLMKVILRNWMVKNKNQKLSDYTNAKTRKLDKKEKKKLKGERYQRQEMVRIKQAEGWDKRLLTRILRSSMLVIQSILRKYIVLPLLIIAKNVVRILLFQDPEWSEDFKDWNREIYVKCTYSGVNLSETEFPKNWLIEGIQIKILFPFHLKPWHGSTIQSSHKDPKSEQETDVCFLTIFGLETDMPFGSPQKRRSFFEPIFKELKKKIRKLKTKSFIVLRDFKEGKIKELSKINLREIEKLRETQKNSIISKQMIHEPSIEISSMDWTKLSRTEKKMKDLTNRTSRIRNQIYKITKEKKKGSLTQETNISSNKPTYSVKILDPSKRIWRILKKRNARLIRKSYLFLKFGIEKIYRNIFISTLTIPRINTKPFRESTRKQMKIIEKNIHNNEANPERINKTNKNRIISTIQKLISKTSNKNSKISCNLLSFSQSQAYVFYKLLQVPILNFYNLRPVLQYHGTSLFLKNEIKDFFEKHGIFNYQLRHKPLWNFGRNTRKHCLSGHYQYDLSRIKWARLVPQEWRNRANQHCMAQNKDLIKRDSYEKNGLTHYEKQHFFEADLLRNQKSNFKKHYRYDLLSYKSLNYEDKKDSYIDRSLVQVNNKEEYYSNYNRKKVKLLAMLGSISINNYIGEDDIMDMEKFLYRKYFDWRILNFCLRNKANMEAWVDMDTGTSSNQNTRIGSNNYQKINAINNRVPFYLTIHQDEEINPSTQKGFFCDWMGMNEEILSCPISNPESWFFPEFVLLFNAYRTKPWIIPIKLLLFNFNGNSKKNRTGKKEADLFISPTQKEYFELSNQSKEENELADQGTPRSDAQKQVILGSVLSNQEKDGEENYTGSDMKTRIKKKQSKRETEVQLDFFLKRYLCLQLRWRGAVSFREKILNDMQVYCHLVRLINPSDVAIASIQRGEMSLPILITKKKFALKELTKGGMLIIEPRRLSVKNDGQFFLYQIVGIALVHKNKRKITKRYQEKGYVDKKDFDEFIAKHQKMTGNRNKNHYDLLVPETILLPKRRRELRTLICFNSKNQNGMQKNPVFFNNGKGGGRVLDKNKNLAREKNQLIQLKFFIWANSRLEDLICMNRYWFNTNNGSRFSMVRVHMYPRLKIR; the protein is encoded by the coding sequence ATGATTTTTCAATCTTTTATACTAGGTAATCTAGTATCCTTATGCATGAAGATAATCAATTCGGTCGTTGTGGTCGGACTCTATTATGGATTTATGACCACATTCTCCATAGGGCCCTCTTATCTCTTCCTTCTCCGAGCTCGGGTTATGGAAGAAGGAGAAGAAGGAACCGAGAAGAAGGTATCAGCAACAACTGGTTTTATTGCGGGACAGCTCATGATGTTCATATCGATCTATTATGCGCCTCTGCATCTAGCATTGGGTAGACCGCATACAATAACTGTCCTAGCTCTACCGTATCTTTTGTTTCATTTCTTCTGGAACAATCCCAAACACTTTTTTGATTATGGATCTACTACCAGAAATTCAATGCGTAATCTTAGCATTCAATGTGTATTCCTGAATAATCTCATTTTTCAATTATTCAACCATTTCCTTTTACCAAGTTCAATGTTAGCCAGATTAGTCAACATTTATATGTTTCGATGCAACAACAAGATGTTATTTGTAACAAGTAGTTTTGTTGGTTGGTTAATTGGTCACATTTTATTCATGAAATGGGTTGGATTGGTATTAGTTTGGATGCAGCAAAAGAATTCTATTAGGTCTAATGTACTTATTCGATTTAATAAGTACCTTGTGTCAGAATTGAGAAATTCTATGGCTCGAATCTTTAGTATTCTCTTATTTATTACCTGTATCTACTATTTAGGCAGAATACCCTCACCCATTTTTACTAAGAAACTGAAAGTGAAAGAAACCTCAGAAACGGAAGAAAGAGATGTAGAAATAGAAAAAACTTTCGAAAGGGGGGGGACTAAACAGGGACAAGAGGTATCCGCCGAAGAAGATCCTTCTCCTTCCCTTTTTTCGGAAGAAAAGGAGGATCCGGACAAAATCGAGGAAACGGAAGAGATCCGAGTGAATGGAAAGGAAAAAAAAAAAACAAAGCATGAATTCCACTTGCGCTTTAAAGAGACATGCGATAAAAATAGCCCTGTTTATGAAACTTCTTATCTGGATGGGAATCAAGAAAATTCGAAATTCGAAATATTTCAATTATTTAAAGAAAAAAAAGAAGAGAAATATTTATTATGGTTTGAAAAACCTCTTGTGACCCTTCTTTTCGACTATAAACGTTGGACTCGGCCACTTCGATATAAAAAAAATAATAGATTTGAAAATGCTGTACGAAACGAAATGTCACATTATTTTTTTTATGCATGTCGAAGTGATGGAAAAGAAAGGATCTCTTTTACATATCCAGCTAGTTTGTCAACTTTTTTGGACATGATAAAAAAAAATAATTATTTTTTCGCAACCGAAAAACTATCCTCTGATGAATTTTCTACACATTGGAATTACACTAATAACCAAAAAATTAAGAACTTAAGCAAGGAGTTTAGAAATCGACTTGAGGGTTTAGATAAAGGATCTCTTATTCGGGATATACTCGAAAAAAGGACTCAATTGTGTAATGATAAGACTAAAAAAAAATACTTACCTAAAACATATGATCCTTTATTAAACGGACCTTATCGTGGAAGAATCAAAAAATTCTTTTCACCCCCAATCCTAAATACAACTTATATCAAAAATAAGATAAGAACGCCTTGGATAAATAAAATTCACAATCTAATTTTTATTAATGATTATCACGAATTTGAACAGACAATAGACCGATTTAATCGAAAATCATTTTCAAGCGAAGAAGTGCGGTCTTTATTGACCGAACGGGAACGAGAACACATCGATTCCGAAGACCGAATAAAAAGTTTGAATTTTTTATTCGATGCAGTTATAACGGATCCCAATGATCAAAAAATTAGAAAAAAAGCGATAAAAGAAATTAGTAAAAGAGTTCCCCGGTGGTCATACAAATTAATCGATAATGTATACCAAGAACTGGGAGAATACGACGAAAATGTAAGAGGGAAACATGCATTTCGTTCACGAAAAGCCAAACGTTTAGTGGTTGCTGTTGATCACCAGACAAAAGGGGATGTGTCTTTGCCCCATTATTTGGAACAATCGGATTTTCGTCGATATATAATAAAAGGTTCCATGCGCGCACAAAGACGTAAAACCGTTATTTGGAAACCAGTTCAAGCAAATGCCCATTCCCCTCTTTTTTTGGACAGAATAGACAAAACCCTTTATTTGTCTTTTGATATTTCCCAACTGATGAAAGTAATTCTTCGAAATTGGATGGTAAAAAATAAAAACCAAAAACTTTCTGATTATACAAACGCAAAGACAAGAAAATTGGACAAAAAAGAAAAAAAGAAGCTCAAAGGCGAAAGATACCAAAGACAAGAAATGGTACGTATAAAACAAGCAGAAGGATGGGATAAGCGTTTACTTACTCGAATACTAAGAAGTTCTATGTTAGTAATCCAATCGATTCTTAGAAAATATATTGTATTACCGTTATTGATAATAGCTAAAAATGTGGTTCGCATACTATTATTCCAAGATCCCGAGTGGTCCGAGGATTTTAAGGATTGGAATCGTGAAATTTATGTTAAATGCACTTATAGTGGTGTTAATTTATCTGAAACAGAATTTCCGAAAAACTGGTTAATAGAAGGTATTCAGATAAAGATCCTATTCCCCTTTCACCTGAAACCCTGGCACGGATCTACGATACAATCCTCTCATAAAGATCCAAAAAGTGAACAAGAAACTGATGTTTGTTTTTTAACAATTTTTGGGCTGGAAACTGACATGCCGTTCGGTTCTCCCCAAAAACGACGTTCCTTTTTTGAACCCATTTTTAAAGAACTAAAAAAAAAAATTCGAAAATTGAAAACTAAGTCTTTTATAGTTTTAAGGGATTTTAAAGAAGGCAAAATAAAAGAACTTTCAAAAATAAACTTGAGAGAAATCGAGAAATTGAGGGAAACTCAAAAAAATTCGATAATCAGTAAGCAGATGATTCACGAACCGTCTATTGAAATTTCATCTATGGATTGGACGAAATTATCCCGGACTGAAAAAAAAATGAAAGATCTGACTAATAGAACAAGCAGAATCAGAAATCAAATATATAAAATTACAAAAGAAAAGAAAAAAGGATCGCTAACTCAAGAAACAAATATTAGTTCGAACAAACCAACGTATTCTGTTAAAATATTAGACCCATCAAAAAGGATTTGGCGGATATTAAAAAAAAGAAACGCTCGATTAATCCGTAAATCCTATTTGTTTCTAAAATTTGGCATTGAAAAGATATACAGAAATATTTTTATATCTACCCTTACTATTCCAAGAATCAATACAAAACCTTTTCGTGAATCAACAAGAAAACAAATGAAAATTATTGAGAAAAACATCCACAATAATGAAGCAAATCCCGAAAGAATTAATAAAACAAATAAAAATAGAATTATTTCGACTATCCAAAAATTGATTTCTAAGACTAGTAATAAGAATTCAAAGATTTCTTGTAATTTATTGTCTTTTTCACAATCACAAGCATATGTATTTTACAAATTATTACAAGTCCCAATTTTGAACTTTTATAATTTAAGACCCGTTCTTCAATATCACGGAACATCTCTATTTCTTAAGAATGAAATAAAAGATTTTTTTGAAAAACACGGAATCTTTAATTACCAATTAAGACATAAACCCCTTTGGAATTTTGGAAGGAATACACGAAAACACTGTTTAAGCGGGCATTATCAATATGATTTATCTCGGATTAAATGGGCTAGATTAGTACCACAAGAATGGCGAAATAGAGCCAATCAACACTGTATGGCTCAAAATAAAGATTTAATTAAAAGAGATTCGTATGAAAAAAATGGATTAACTCATTACGAAAAACAACATTTTTTTGAAGCAGACCTATTACGTAATCAAAAATCGAATTTTAAAAAACACTATAGATATGATCTTTTATCATATAAATCGCTTAATTATGAAGATAAGAAAGACTCGTATATTGATAGATCACTAGTCCAAGTAAATAATAAAGAAGAGTATTATTCTAATTACAATAGAAAGAAAGTAAAATTGTTGGCTATGCTGGGAAGTATCTCTATCAATAATTATATAGGGGAAGATGATATTATGGATATGGAAAAATTCTTGTATAGAAAATATTTTGATTGGAGAATTCTTAATTTTTGTCTTAGAAATAAGGCCAATATGGAAGCCTGGGTTGATATGGATACTGGTACCAGCAGTAATCAAAATACTAGGATTGGGTCCAATAATTATCAAAAAATTAATGCAATTAATAACAGAGTCCCCTTTTATCTTACAATTCATCAAGATGAAGAAATTAACCCATCCACTCAAAAGGGGTTCTTTTGTGATTGGATGGGAATGAATGAAGAAATACTAAGTTGTCCTATATCAAACCCAGAATCTTGGTTCTTCCCAGAATTTGTACTACTTTTTAATGCATATAGAACGAAACCCTGGATTATACCAATCAAATTACTTCTTTTCAATTTTAATGGAAATAGTAAGAAAAATAGAACCGGAAAGAAAGAGGCGGATCTTTTTATATCACCTACTCAAAAAGAATATTTTGAATTATCGAATCAAAGTAAAGAAGAAAACGAACTCGCAGACCAAGGAACTCCGAGATCGGATGCACAAAAGCAAGTAATTCTTGGATCAGTTCTCTCAAACCAAGAAAAAGATGGTGAAGAAAATTATACGGGATCGGACATGAAAACCCGTATAAAGAAAAAGCAATCCAAAAGAGAAACCGAAGTACAGCTCGATTTCTTCCTAAAAAGATATTTGTGTTTGCAGTTGCGATGGAGGGGGGCTGTTTCTTTCAGAGAAAAAATACTCAATGATATGCAAGTATATTGTCACCTGGTTCGACTAATAAATCCTAGCGACGTTGCTATAGCCTCTATTCAAAGGGGAGAAATGAGTCTGCCTATTTTGATCACTAAGAAGAAGTTCGCTCTTAAAGAATTGACGAAAGGGGGAATGCTTATTATCGAACCCCGTCGTTTGTCTGTAAAAAATGATGGACAATTTTTTCTATATCAAATCGTAGGTATTGCATTGGTTCATAAGAATAAGCGCAAAATTACTAAAAGATACCAAGAAAAGGGCTATGTTGATAAAAAAGATTTTGATGAATTCATTGCAAAACATCAAAAAATGACTGGAAATAGAAACAAAAATCATTATGATTTGCTTGTTCCTGAAACTATTTTACTCCCTAAACGTCGTAGAGAATTAAGAACCCTAATTTGTTTCAATTCGAAGAATCAAAATGGTATGCAGAAAAATCCAGTATTTTTTAATAACGGAAAGGGCGGCGGCCGCGTTTTGGATAAAAACAAAAATCTTGCTCGAGAGAAAAATCAACTAATTCAATTAAAGTTCTTTATTTGGGCCAATTCTCGATTAGAAGATTTAATTTGTATGAATCGGTATTGGTTTAATACCAATAATGGGAGTCGTTTCAGTATGGTAAGGGTCCATATGTATCCACGATTGAAAATTCGTTAA